The following coding sequences are from one Halomonas sp. HAL1 window:
- a CDS encoding Lrp/AsnC family transcriptional regulator, whose translation MCAKRSLSRSDADQPAGELDRIDKRILKLLQNDATLSNVALAERVNLSPAACLRRVERLKRDGVISRIVAHLDPEQLQSGMVVLIGVVLDRSTPESFAAFEEAAQKVSGCMECHVVTGEFDYFMLVRTRDSQSFNRLHAEQLLYLPGVRQIRSFMGLREVVSTHKVPI comes from the coding sequence GTGTGTGCAAAGCGATCACTTTCGCGCTCAGATGCCGACCAGCCAGCGGGTGAACTGGATCGTATCGACAAGCGTATCCTCAAGCTGCTTCAGAACGACGCCACGCTTTCCAATGTGGCCTTGGCCGAGCGCGTTAACCTAAGCCCTGCGGCCTGCCTGCGCCGAGTGGAAAGGCTTAAGCGGGATGGGGTGATCAGTCGGATCGTGGCGCATCTGGACCCGGAACAGCTCCAATCAGGCATGGTGGTATTGATTGGCGTGGTGTTGGATCGCTCGACGCCTGAATCCTTCGCCGCCTTTGAAGAGGCAGCCCAGAAGGTTTCCGGCTGTATGGAGTGCCACGTGGTGACCGGTGAGTTTGACTACTTTATGTTGGTGCGCACGCGGGATAGTCAGAGTTTCAACAGGCTGCACGCCGAACAGTTGCTCTACTTGCCCGGCGTGCGCCAGATCCGCTCATTTATGGGGCTGCGTGAAGTGGTCTCGACCCATAAGGTGCCGATTTAG
- a CDS encoding ferritin-like domain-containing protein produces the protein MALKLNLYIFIAHTFLASFKPSHGFATVYLFISMEQIMIIKNANELFVRLLSETNSAEKQMTRALPKMARAADDPKLVDAFKHHLDETQGQVERLEQVADSVPDIRIKRLKCYAMESLIEEAQELIEATEKGAVRDAGLIGAAQKVEHYEIATYGTLCSLAEQLGYTEAKNILAETLKEEKSADDKLNTLAKENVNKKAG, from the coding sequence TTGGCGTTAAAACTTAACTTATATATATTTATCGCCCATACATTCCTTGCTAGCTTTAAACCGTCGCATGGATTTGCGACGGTTTATCTTTTTATCAGCATGGAGCAAATCATGATTATTAAAAACGCTAACGAGCTTTTCGTTCGGCTACTTTCTGAGACAAATAGCGCAGAAAAGCAAATGACCCGCGCGCTGCCCAAAATGGCACGTGCCGCGGATGACCCCAAGCTGGTCGATGCTTTTAAACATCACCTTGATGAAACCCAAGGACAGGTAGAAAGACTAGAGCAAGTCGCTGATAGCGTGCCTGATATCCGTATCAAACGGCTGAAGTGTTACGCCATGGAGAGCTTAATAGAGGAAGCGCAGGAACTGATTGAAGCGACCGAAAAAGGCGCTGTACGTGATGCGGGCCTGATTGGTGCTGCACAAAAGGTAGAACACTATGAAATCGCCACCTATGGCACGCTGTGTTCTCTTGCAGAGCAGTTAGGTTATACCGAAGCTAAAAACATCCTGGCCGAAACGCTGAAGGAAGAAAAATCCGCGGATGATAAGTTGAATACGTTAGCGAAAGAGAACGTTAACAAGAAAGCTGGTTAA
- a CDS encoding HAD family phosphatase, which produces MRLALFDLDDTLLDGDCSDRWNLWMIDQGWVSDAETFMARAEQMQRAYHAGKLKLEEYLAMTLAPLRGRRVTDVQKEVERFVATHLQPRIFTQAWACLEAHRQAGDTLLLISASARHLVQPIAATLGIEHVLAVELSIEHGINEDARYTGGSEGIFSYRGGKVLRLKQWLVEQQITPSHTTFYSDSRNDLPLLQYVDCPVAVNPDPVLAEVASVEGWRRLDWRVSPSASSPYVLPGKSAHV; this is translated from the coding sequence ATGCGCCTGGCCCTATTTGATCTTGATGACACCCTCCTGGATGGAGACTGCAGCGACCGCTGGAATTTATGGATGATAGACCAAGGGTGGGTCAGCGATGCCGAGACCTTCATGGCGCGTGCCGAGCAGATGCAGCGGGCTTATCATGCGGGCAAGCTAAAGCTCGAAGAGTATCTAGCCATGACCCTGGCGCCACTGCGCGGGCGCCGGGTAACGGATGTGCAAAAAGAGGTCGAGCGGTTTGTCGCCACGCATCTCCAACCGCGTATCTTCACTCAGGCCTGGGCCTGCCTGGAAGCGCATCGCCAGGCGGGCGATACCCTGCTGCTGATTTCTGCATCTGCGCGGCATCTGGTTCAGCCCATTGCGGCTACTTTGGGGATCGAGCACGTGCTGGCGGTAGAGCTGAGCATCGAACATGGCATCAATGAAGACGCGCGCTATACCGGTGGTAGTGAAGGTATTTTTTCCTATCGCGGCGGCAAAGTGCTGCGCCTGAAGCAGTGGCTGGTCGAGCAGCAGATCACCCCCAGCCACACCACGTTTTACTCCGATTCCCGCAACGACCTCCCGTTGCTGCAGTACGTGGATTGCCCGGTTGCGGTCAACCCCGACCCGGTATTGGCCGAGGTGGCTAGCGTTGAAGGGTGGCGGCGCTTAGACTGGCGAGTGTCCCCGAGCGCTTCGTCGCCATATGTTCTGCCAGGAAAATCCGCACATGTCTGA
- a CDS encoding YbaN family protein, producing MRLISIIWVALAAISFSLGLVGIFLPLMPTTIFMLIAVYCASKGSPRFEVWIRSRHYVGPLLITWEQERAIPRRAKLAAVSMIALSALIVVWSLDQGWLRWGVVAFLIMIALWLATRPEPSSSP from the coding sequence ATGAGACTGATCAGCATCATATGGGTGGCGTTGGCGGCTATTAGTTTCAGCCTGGGGCTGGTGGGTATTTTTTTACCGCTAATGCCCACCACTATTTTTATGCTGATCGCTGTTTACTGTGCCTCCAAAGGCTCACCGCGCTTTGAAGTCTGGATCCGCTCCCGCCACTATGTCGGGCCATTGCTGATCACCTGGGAGCAAGAGCGCGCCATTCCCCGGCGTGCCAAGCTCGCAGCCGTCAGCATGATCGCGTTGAGTGCATTGATCGTGGTCTGGTCGCTCGACCAGGGCTGGCTGCGCTGGGGTGTGGTCGCTTTCCTTATAATGATCGCTCTGTGGTTAGCTACCCGTCCTGAGCCCTCTTCTTCGCCTTAA
- the mgtE gene encoding magnesium transporter has translation MRDDEKYTNTEEQLLYLQKLLDEEDTAALKELFTELDILAIARTLESFPAKTRDLLWDYIPDDVLGEVLAEVDEDIRADYIEDLSASDVEQIVRGLDAQEVAEVLDVADEEIKTTVYASLDQEIRAQVENLHAYEDDVVGRYMDPETVNVKQGVSLEAVQRYIRIHHLLDDESQQIMITDKDKRLLGTLSLINLIKQPQEAVVDDYMDDFFTLNDQMKVSDAAALLRSKELHFVPVCDSDGLLVGQLNAADVLEITQDDADMTLKHMSGVSDEEEVFTPIARSAKSRGIWLGINLLTAFLAAFVIGQFEAVLDQIVALAILMPVVASMGGIAGSQTLTVVIRGLALGQLAGNNKRWLYNKELWVGMSNGLVWALVVGGISYLWFSDPLITLVITLAIFINMSLANVSGVLIPLVLKRLQIDPALSGAVILTTVTDVVGFLSFLGLATLIIL, from the coding sequence ATGCGCGATGATGAAAAATATACCAATACCGAGGAGCAACTGCTGTATCTTCAAAAGTTATTAGATGAAGAAGATACCGCTGCCCTCAAAGAGCTATTCACAGAGCTCGATATATTAGCGATTGCGCGCACGCTTGAGTCGTTCCCCGCTAAAACCCGTGATTTACTTTGGGATTACATTCCAGACGATGTGCTTGGTGAAGTTTTAGCAGAAGTCGATGAGGATATTCGCGCTGACTATATTGAGGATCTTTCTGCCAGCGATGTTGAACAGATAGTCAGAGGCTTGGATGCCCAGGAAGTCGCCGAAGTTCTTGATGTCGCCGACGAAGAGATCAAAACCACCGTTTATGCCAGCTTGGATCAGGAGATACGCGCCCAGGTTGAGAACCTTCATGCCTATGAAGATGATGTAGTGGGACGATACATGGACCCCGAGACGGTCAATGTAAAACAAGGCGTGTCATTAGAGGCCGTACAACGCTATATCCGGATTCATCACCTGCTCGATGATGAATCACAGCAAATCATGATTACAGACAAGGATAAACGCCTACTCGGCACCTTGAGCCTGATTAATTTAATCAAACAGCCACAAGAAGCCGTGGTTGATGATTACATGGATGATTTTTTCACTCTAAACGATCAAATGAAAGTGAGTGATGCTGCTGCGTTATTGCGCTCTAAAGAACTCCACTTTGTGCCGGTGTGCGATAGCGATGGGTTATTGGTCGGCCAGCTAAACGCTGCCGACGTATTAGAAATCACCCAAGATGATGCTGACATGACGTTGAAACACATGTCAGGCGTTAGCGACGAAGAAGAAGTGTTTACTCCCATTGCGCGCAGCGCAAAAAGTCGCGGTATTTGGCTGGGTATTAACCTGCTGACCGCCTTTTTAGCAGCTTTTGTGATCGGGCAGTTTGAAGCCGTACTGGATCAAATCGTAGCGCTCGCCATTCTCATGCCCGTGGTCGCCAGTATGGGCGGGATTGCGGGTAGCCAAACCTTAACGGTGGTCATACGCGGCTTGGCGCTCGGTCAGCTTGCCGGTAACAATAAACGCTGGCTGTATAATAAAGAGCTATGGGTGGGGATGAGTAATGGCTTGGTATGGGCCCTGGTGGTCGGTGGCATTTCCTACCTGTGGTTTAGCGACCCGCTGATTACGCTCGTCATTACCTTGGCGATTTTTATCAACATGAGCCTCGCCAATGTGTCTGGCGTACTGATCCCCTTGGTACTCAAAAGGCTGCAAATTGACCCTGCCCTCTCCGGCGCGGTAATTCTCACCACCGTCACTGACGTGGTCGGCTTTCTTTCGTTCTTGGGGCTCGCCACGCTGATTATTTTGTGA
- a CDS encoding 1-aminocyclopropane-1-carboxylate deaminase, whose amino-acid sequence MNLDRFPRYPLTFGPSPITPLKRLSEHLGGEVELYAKREDCNSGLAFGGNKTRKLEYLIPEALEQGCDTLVSIGGIQSNQTRQVAAVAAHLGMQCVLVQENWVNYSDAVYDRVGNIEMSRIMGADVRLDDAGFDIGIRPSWEQAMEDVRKRGGKPFPIPAGCSEHPYGGLGFVGFAEEVRQQEKELGFKFDYIVVCSVTGSTQAGMVVGFAADGRAQRVIGIDASAKPEQTREQILRIARNTAELVELEGGIADDDVILDTRYGGPEYGLPNEGTLEAIRLCARLEGVLTDPVYEGKSMHGMIDMVRNGEFPASSKVLYAHLGGVPALNAYSFLFRNG is encoded by the coding sequence ATGAATCTTGATCGTTTCCCACGTTATCCGCTTACCTTTGGGCCTTCTCCCATTACCCCCCTCAAGCGGCTAAGCGAACATTTAGGCGGTGAAGTAGAGCTATACGCTAAGCGCGAAGACTGCAACAGCGGCTTAGCCTTTGGCGGCAACAAAACCCGTAAGCTGGAGTACTTGATTCCTGAGGCACTGGAGCAAGGTTGCGATACGCTGGTGTCGATTGGCGGTATTCAGTCGAACCAGACTCGTCAAGTTGCTGCTGTCGCCGCTCATCTGGGCATGCAGTGCGTGCTGGTGCAGGAGAACTGGGTCAACTACTCCGATGCGGTGTATGACCGCGTGGGCAATATCGAGATGTCGCGCATCATGGGCGCCGATGTTCGATTGGATGATGCTGGCTTCGATATCGGGATCCGCCCCAGCTGGGAGCAGGCGATGGAGGATGTGCGCAAGCGGGGTGGTAAGCCCTTCCCGATTCCCGCAGGCTGCTCCGAGCATCCTTACGGCGGCTTAGGTTTTGTGGGCTTTGCCGAAGAGGTGCGTCAACAGGAGAAAGAGCTGGGCTTCAAGTTCGACTATATCGTCGTGTGCTCAGTGACCGGCAGTACCCAGGCAGGGATGGTGGTCGGCTTCGCCGCCGATGGCCGCGCCCAGCGAGTGATTGGCATTGACGCCTCTGCCAAACCCGAACAAACCCGCGAACAAATCCTGCGTATCGCGCGCAATACGGCTGAGCTGGTAGAGCTGGAAGGCGGCATTGCCGATGACGACGTGATTCTGGATACCCGCTATGGTGGCCCCGAGTACGGCCTGCCCAACGAAGGCACGCTAGAAGCCATTCGCCTGTGCGCCCGTCTGGAAGGCGTACTCACCGACCCCGTTTACGAAGGCAAATCGATGCACGGCATGATCGACATGGTGCGTAACGGTGAATTCCCAGCAAGCTCCAAAGTCCTTTATGCCCACCTGGGCGGTGTGCCTGCGCTTAATGCTTACAGTTTCCTGTTTAGGAATGGATAG
- a CDS encoding sulfite exporter TauE/SafE family protein, whose protein sequence is MLPDYSTIAWLLIVFSVYLTGVSKGGFAGGFGTLSVPLMALAISPTQAAGLLLPLLLVMDVFAVKAWWGKHDSAEVWRFVPGLFIGVTVGTVLFGSLSEQGVRLALGILSVVFAAYMLLKPVAKKPISSRWALPAASVCGFTSFIAHAGAPPMNMYLMPRKLTKETFIATCTVTYAVVNSIKLGPYVWLGEVNMTSAWASLLLVPVAWIGVRNGLWLQSRVNEKLFYRLVILAMFLVGINLVWQAVS, encoded by the coding sequence ATGCTCCCCGATTACTCCACCATCGCCTGGCTGTTGATTGTCTTTTCTGTGTATCTAACCGGCGTATCAAAAGGCGGTTTTGCGGGTGGTTTCGGCACACTTTCGGTGCCGTTGATGGCGCTGGCGATTAGCCCGACCCAAGCAGCCGGATTACTGTTGCCGCTATTGCTGGTGATGGATGTGTTTGCAGTAAAAGCGTGGTGGGGTAAGCACGATAGCGCGGAAGTGTGGCGCTTTGTGCCGGGCTTGTTCATTGGCGTCACGGTGGGAACAGTGCTGTTTGGCAGTTTGAGTGAACAAGGCGTGCGCCTGGCATTAGGGATTTTATCCGTCGTGTTTGCCGCTTATATGCTGCTAAAACCTGTCGCTAAAAAGCCGATTTCCAGCCGTTGGGCACTGCCTGCGGCAAGCGTTTGCGGGTTTACCAGTTTTATTGCCCATGCGGGTGCACCGCCAATGAACATGTACCTAATGCCACGCAAGCTCACCAAAGAGACCTTTATCGCCACCTGCACAGTGACCTACGCAGTCGTGAACTCCATCAAACTGGGGCCTTATGTGTGGTTAGGCGAAGTCAACATGACCAGTGCCTGGGCATCGCTGCTGTTAGTGCCCGTCGCCTGGATCGGTGTGCGCAATGGCCTTTGGCTGCAGAGCCGAGTCAATGAAAAGCTGTTTTACCGCTTGGTCATCCTTGCCATGTTCCTGGTCGGTATCAATCTTGTGTGGCAAGCCGTGAGCTAG
- a CDS encoding EAL domain-containing protein: MRTRNDATEIFRQLAEGMGHSGSSHFYATLVERLAALLGVDHVLMADVTQLHQAKTLAVWSNGGLLGNITYSLSGTPCETALGRGSCLYACDVQLLFPDDKLLCKLGAESYMGRPLYAADGALIGLLAVLKNSPMQLDELANEILQIAAAQAGAELGRQKAEQALRASEEVARESERRLNTLLNHLPGMAYRCFNDRDWTMQVVSQGAEALTGYRPDELQGNRVTSFAALIHPDDQEKLFDEVQLAIASKRPYRVVYRLKHRDGGTRWMWEQGQAVMGHDGEIACLEGFISDVTDQQESQRVQNAVLQVASTVTTRVGDGYFQQLIATLVEVLEADAGFIALLHTSPQGEEEVYGQATTVSMVVSGEQREPHAFALRGSPSEQVVLEREAVMHDGPPLLLAGTQLPVRAWIGRRLDNANGEAIGVMMVFYRQPLTANAFATSVLQILSTGAAAELERRRDHRHMHQLAYTDSTTGLPNRTRFMELLAQMWQEAHHTGQGLSLLLLDIRRFKEVNDLHGHQVGDQLLVSVAGRLQKISHAYGPLARLSGDEFAMLVADADIRNINDLVEQLRSAVTQPLQLERRVFNLDVSIGYARYPHDVKQASELFNATSIALHHAKRRDNSTCPYTQAMHHALQRRQRMTERLSVAISENKLELYFQPQVDLASGQLTGAEALCRWHDAEWGWVSPGEFIPLAEERGLIRLLGDWVLEESARQLMAWGTQNKQALPGRLSINISAQQFADPELTQHIAQLMAGVPPNAISLELTESDFMRDPDQAVEITHTMRKAGYALSIDDFGTGYSSLSYLRRFAADALKIDISFVREMLDNHHDRTIVQTIIAMAKALEMKTVAEGVETRAQARLLADMGCKEAQGYWFGRPLPANEFAAAWLNK, translated from the coding sequence ATGCGCACGAGGAATGACGCTACAGAGATATTTCGACAGTTGGCCGAAGGCATGGGTCACAGTGGGAGCTCTCACTTTTACGCCACGCTGGTAGAGCGCTTGGCAGCCTTACTGGGCGTTGATCATGTATTGATGGCCGATGTAACCCAGTTGCATCAGGCTAAGACGTTAGCGGTCTGGTCCAATGGCGGTCTGCTTGGCAATATCACCTACTCGCTGTCCGGCACCCCTTGCGAAACTGCGCTAGGGCGCGGTTCCTGCCTGTATGCGTGTGATGTTCAATTGCTCTTTCCAGACGATAAGCTGCTCTGCAAGCTCGGCGCCGAGAGTTATATGGGGCGCCCTCTCTACGCTGCCGATGGCGCGCTGATTGGCCTGCTGGCGGTGCTTAAGAACTCCCCTATGCAGTTGGATGAGCTAGCCAATGAAATTTTGCAAATTGCCGCCGCCCAGGCCGGAGCGGAGCTAGGCCGCCAAAAGGCAGAGCAGGCATTAAGAGCAAGCGAAGAAGTCGCACGGGAGAGTGAGCGACGCCTGAATACGCTGCTGAATCACCTGCCTGGCATGGCCTACCGTTGCTTCAATGACCGTGACTGGACCATGCAGGTGGTAAGCCAAGGGGCCGAGGCACTGACCGGGTACCGTCCGGATGAGTTGCAAGGTAACCGGGTGACCAGCTTCGCCGCGTTGATTCATCCCGATGATCAGGAAAAACTCTTCGACGAGGTGCAGTTGGCCATTGCCAGCAAGCGGCCTTACCGGGTGGTGTATCGGTTGAAGCATCGCGACGGGGGGACTCGCTGGATGTGGGAGCAGGGCCAGGCTGTCATGGGCCATGACGGTGAGATTGCCTGCCTGGAAGGCTTTATTTCGGATGTGACCGACCAGCAAGAGTCGCAGCGGGTACAAAACGCCGTGCTTCAAGTTGCCTCAACAGTTACTACACGAGTGGGTGACGGTTATTTTCAGCAGTTGATTGCCACTCTGGTTGAAGTGCTGGAAGCCGACGCAGGCTTCATTGCACTACTGCATACCTCCCCTCAGGGCGAGGAAGAAGTGTATGGCCAGGCAACCACGGTTAGCATGGTGGTCAGTGGCGAACAGCGTGAGCCGCACGCTTTCGCACTGCGCGGGTCGCCTAGCGAGCAGGTGGTGCTGGAGCGTGAAGCGGTGATGCATGACGGCCCGCCGCTGCTATTAGCGGGCACGCAGCTACCGGTCAGGGCATGGATTGGTCGCCGCTTAGATAACGCCAACGGCGAAGCCATTGGCGTGATGATGGTGTTTTACCGCCAACCGCTGACGGCGAATGCGTTCGCCACCTCAGTGTTGCAAATCCTTTCTACTGGCGCCGCGGCAGAGCTTGAACGCCGCCGGGACCACCGCCATATGCATCAGTTGGCCTACACGGACAGCACTACCGGGCTACCTAACCGTACCCGCTTCATGGAGCTGTTAGCGCAGATGTGGCAAGAGGCCCATCATACTGGGCAGGGGCTTTCGCTGCTGCTGCTGGATATTCGTCGCTTTAAAGAAGTGAATGACCTGCACGGCCATCAAGTAGGTGATCAACTACTGGTGTCAGTCGCGGGCCGCTTGCAGAAGATCAGCCACGCCTATGGCCCATTGGCGCGTTTATCTGGCGATGAGTTTGCCATGCTGGTGGCCGACGCTGATATCAGAAACATAAATGATCTCGTCGAGCAGTTGCGCTCAGCTGTGACTCAGCCGCTGCAGCTGGAGCGCCGTGTGTTTAACCTTGATGTCAGCATCGGTTATGCCCGTTATCCCCACGATGTGAAGCAAGCGAGTGAGCTGTTCAATGCCACCAGTATTGCGCTTCACCACGCCAAACGCCGCGACAACAGTACCTGCCCCTATACCCAAGCAATGCATCACGCGCTACAGCGCCGCCAGCGGATGACCGAGCGGCTCAGCGTGGCTATCAGCGAAAACAAACTGGAACTCTATTTTCAGCCCCAGGTGGACCTTGCCAGCGGGCAGCTGACAGGCGCTGAGGCTCTCTGCCGCTGGCATGACGCGGAGTGGGGGTGGGTGAGTCCCGGTGAGTTTATTCCTCTCGCCGAAGAGCGCGGATTGATACGCCTCTTGGGAGACTGGGTGTTGGAGGAGTCGGCTAGGCAACTAATGGCATGGGGTACGCAAAACAAGCAGGCACTGCCGGGTAGGCTGTCGATCAATATTTCTGCCCAGCAGTTTGCTGACCCCGAGCTAACTCAGCATATTGCGCAGCTAATGGCTGGCGTACCACCGAATGCCATTTCTCTGGAGCTTACCGAAAGCGACTTTATGCGCGATCCTGATCAAGCGGTAGAAATTACTCACACCATGCGTAAGGCGGGTTACGCACTCTCTATTGACGACTTTGGCACAGGCTACTCCTCACTCTCATACCTGAGGCGTTTCGCCGCCGACGCACTGAAGATCGATATCTCTTTTGTGCGTGAGATGCTCGATAACCATCACGACCGCACCATTGTGCAGACCATCATTGCCATGGCGAAAGCGCTAGAGATGAAAACGGTGGCAGAAGGCGTAGAGACCCGAGCGCAGGCCCGCCTGCTGGCCGACATGGGCTGTAAAGAAGCCCAGGGCTACTGGTTCGGTCGACCGTTGCCAGCCAATGAGTTTGCTGCAGCGTGGTTGAACAAGTAA
- a CDS encoding PhoX family phosphatase codes for MSKEIEDHRLFNRSSNQPFAEVLARHVSRRDVMRGGLGVAAASMLSFGGAAQALASSGAQKTPLTLAFEAVHGSLTDAIVVPEGYVAQVLVPWGTPLNTGDAWQADQTMTPERQAESVGMHHDGMAGFALDADNASRRFVLALNNEYIDQAALWAPQGGPTNAEEGQRPADESRTEINAHGVTLVEVEKDANGQWSHVPGSSYNRRFTSATVMELSGPVAGSDYVKTQFSPTGMQTRGTNNNCGNGVTPWGTYIACEENWPDIFVNRGERFQGDARIGIPTDKSRYGWDTSAGDASEENGEFARFDITPRSERAEDDYRNEARTFGYQVEIDPYSGVRAVKRTALGRFRHEGCWLGKLEAGQPVVYYSGHDARNEYVYKYVSDVAWDPADANRPGEAYDRLVIGSKYLDNGTLFVARFHADGSGEWLPLTPDAQTRDGRTLAAALGLASDDQAGIIINTCDAADLLGATPMDRPEWASVDPASGDVYLTLTNNSQRTAEDSSPTYTNDGERLEQNGVGYDLAPTNAANPRANNEAGHIIRWRESRLPNAFAWEVFVFGAAIDDTDNHSGLTEMNQFASPDGLWFDERGDGQGILWIQTDNGYEGITEYTNDQLLAVVPNGLDDIQGTGPVINSSNQQQLKRFAVGPNCCEVTGIFATPDKTALFINIQHPGNWPADASALVQDATVAASGQVRPRAATVVIQKRDGGPVGV; via the coding sequence ATGAGTAAAGAGATCGAAGATCATCGCCTGTTTAACCGCAGTAGCAATCAGCCTTTTGCTGAGGTATTAGCGCGGCACGTATCCCGACGTGATGTGATGCGCGGCGGCTTGGGAGTCGCTGCTGCCTCGATGCTCAGTTTTGGTGGCGCTGCCCAGGCGTTGGCTTCCAGTGGCGCGCAGAAAACGCCTCTGACGCTTGCTTTTGAAGCGGTGCACGGTTCGCTCACCGACGCGATCGTGGTGCCGGAAGGCTATGTGGCCCAGGTGTTGGTGCCTTGGGGCACGCCATTGAACACAGGCGATGCGTGGCAGGCCGACCAAACCATGACACCTGAGCGGCAGGCGGAAAGTGTCGGCATGCACCATGATGGCATGGCCGGTTTTGCCTTGGACGCCGACAACGCCTCGCGTCGTTTCGTGCTGGCGCTCAATAACGAATATATCGACCAAGCCGCACTATGGGCACCTCAGGGCGGCCCCACCAATGCCGAAGAGGGCCAGCGGCCAGCAGATGAGTCGCGCACCGAGATCAACGCTCACGGTGTCACGCTTGTCGAAGTCGAAAAAGACGCCAACGGCCAATGGTCGCATGTGCCGGGCTCGTCATATAACCGCCGCTTCACCAGCGCCACGGTGATGGAACTTTCCGGGCCCGTGGCTGGCAGTGACTACGTCAAGACACAGTTCTCTCCGACAGGCATGCAAACCCGCGGCACGAACAATAATTGCGGTAATGGGGTAACCCCCTGGGGAACCTATATTGCCTGTGAAGAGAACTGGCCCGATATCTTCGTCAATCGTGGCGAGCGCTTTCAGGGCGACGCCCGCATCGGCATCCCCACGGACAAAAGCCGCTATGGTTGGGACACATCCGCAGGCGATGCCTCCGAGGAGAATGGTGAGTTCGCCCGCTTTGATATCACCCCACGTAGCGAGCGGGCGGAGGATGATTATCGCAATGAGGCACGCACCTTCGGCTATCAGGTGGAGATTGATCCCTATAGCGGAGTGCGGGCCGTCAAGCGGACAGCGCTTGGGCGTTTCCGCCATGAAGGATGCTGGTTAGGCAAGCTGGAAGCCGGTCAGCCGGTGGTCTACTACTCGGGGCACGATGCCCGCAACGAGTATGTGTATAAATACGTCTCCGACGTTGCTTGGGACCCGGCCGACGCCAATCGCCCCGGCGAAGCGTATGACCGTCTTGTCATTGGCAGCAAATACCTGGACAACGGCACGCTGTTCGTGGCCCGTTTTCATGCTGATGGCAGCGGTGAATGGCTGCCGCTAACACCGGATGCTCAAACGCGTGATGGCCGCACATTGGCCGCGGCGTTGGGGCTTGCCAGCGATGATCAAGCGGGCATTATCATCAATACCTGTGATGCAGCGGATTTGCTGGGCGCCACGCCGATGGACCGTCCTGAGTGGGCCTCTGTTGATCCTGCCTCAGGCGATGTCTATCTCACGCTAACCAATAATAGCCAGCGCACCGCTGAGGACTCCTCCCCGACGTACACCAACGACGGCGAGCGTCTTGAACAGAATGGCGTCGGTTACGATCTGGCACCGACCAACGCGGCTAATCCACGCGCCAATAATGAGGCGGGACACATCATCCGCTGGCGTGAAAGTCGTCTGCCGAACGCCTTTGCCTGGGAAGTGTTTGTGTTTGGTGCGGCTATCGATGATACGGATAACCACTCGGGCCTGACGGAAATGAACCAGTTTGCCAGTCCCGATGGACTATGGTTCGACGAGCGTGGCGACGGTCAGGGCATTCTCTGGATCCAGACCGATAACGGCTATGAAGGTATCACCGAGTACACCAACGACCAGTTGCTTGCGGTCGTGCCTAATGGTCTCGATGATATTCAAGGCACCGGCCCCGTCATTAACAGTAGCAACCAGCAGCAGCTCAAACGCTTTGCGGTGGGGCCGAACTGCTGCGAAGTGACCGGCATCTTTGCCACACCTGATAAGACCGCGTTGTTTATCAACATTCAGCATCCGGGCAATTGGCCAGCCGACGCAAGCGCCTTGGTGCAAGACGCTACGGTTGCCGCCAGTGGTCAAGTGCGCCCCCGCGCAGCGACCGTGGTGATTCAGAAGCGTGACGGCGGCCCGGTGGGAGTGTAA